One Candidatus Thermoplasmatota archaeon genomic region harbors:
- a CDS encoding succinyl-CoA synthetase subunit alpha yields the protein MPSTRGADKDMLSKDNYLGYMNADLRPYVGEWIAICNGKVVSHDPSFKKAYEMAKKRYPSKRPLLTRVPDQDTMVF from the coding sequence ATGCCTTCGACCAGGGGTGCTGACAAGGACATGCTCTCGAAAGACAACTACCTGGGATATATGAACGCCGACCTGAGGCCGTACGTCGGGGAGTGGATCGCTATCTGCAACGGGAAGGTCGTGTCCCACGATCCGAGCTTCAAGAAGGCCTACGAGATGGCGAAGAAACGGTATCCCTCAAAGAGGCCGCTCCTGACGAGAGTGCCCGATCAGGACACGATGGTCTTCTGA
- a CDS encoding retropepsin-like domain-containing protein — translation MNFKYKALPRKGGPPRKTPTIPVTFIGPSDTVEIMAILDSGADISVLPLEVGQLLGLDLTKDKGPCGGIGGEVETAEDHVRVRVFQGHENYSFDIPVKVVLDPESNIPVLIGREGFFEEFEITFDERRERISLKKVAKD, via the coding sequence ATGAACTTCAAGTACAAGGCGCTGCCTCGAAAAGGAGGCCCTCCGAGGAAGACGCCGACAATCCCGGTGACGTTCATCGGCCCTTCTGACACGGTGGAGATCATGGCGATCCTCGATTCTGGAGCGGACATCTCAGTGCTGCCGCTGGAGGTCGGCCAGCTGCTGGGCCTCGACCTCACGAAGGACAAAGGTCCTTGCGGCGGAATCGGTGGCGAGGTCGAGACCGCAGAGGACCATGTGCGAGTGAGGGTCTTCCAGGGACACGAGAACTACTCCTTCGACATCCCAGTGAAGGTCGTCCTTGACCCAGAGTCCAACATCCCAGTGCTCATCGGGCGTGAAGGGTTCTTCGAGGAGTTCGAGATCACTTTCGACGAGCGG